In the genome of Corallococcus soli, one region contains:
- a CDS encoding helix-turn-helix domain-containing protein: MDSTALTFSLSRFIEDVRVAVPVAGHARHERLPDGRTTLVFRVLEEGRRGDVCVAGPRTQALFKNAPGVARAVIVQFKPGWSAPLLGVAANALTDQIVPLEDLWGRSGGDLCLELLAARRLPEVMERLSHAMALRPHPTFEPASARLARRAVRLLEGGEVRVESVAKQLGVTARHLRRAFAENVGIGPKDFARTVRLQRAVRMAATSKDWGRIAVDAGYYDQAHLIADFRELVGLTPGAFLKRPGARPGPGDAETGLHAASEPYPHAPQSFTTTAKKSASAASSLR, encoded by the coding sequence ATGGACTCCACCGCCTTGACGTTCTCGCTCTCCCGCTTCATCGAAGACGTTCGCGTGGCCGTGCCGGTCGCTGGACACGCGCGTCACGAACGGCTGCCCGACGGGAGAACGACGCTTGTCTTTCGAGTGCTCGAAGAGGGCCGGAGGGGGGATGTGTGCGTCGCGGGCCCGCGAACGCAGGCGCTGTTCAAGAACGCACCGGGTGTCGCGCGGGCGGTCATCGTTCAGTTCAAGCCGGGTTGGTCGGCGCCGCTCCTGGGCGTGGCAGCGAACGCGCTGACGGACCAGATCGTCCCGCTGGAAGACCTCTGGGGCCGTTCAGGCGGCGACCTCTGCCTCGAACTCCTCGCGGCGCGGAGACTGCCGGAGGTGATGGAGCGACTCTCCCACGCGATGGCGCTGCGGCCCCACCCGACCTTCGAACCGGCCTCGGCACGGCTCGCTCGCCGCGCGGTCCGCTTGCTTGAAGGCGGCGAGGTTCGGGTGGAGAGCGTGGCGAAGCAATTGGGCGTCACGGCGCGGCATCTTCGCCGCGCCTTCGCGGAGAACGTCGGCATCGGGCCGAAGGACTTCGCGCGGACCGTTCGCTTGCAGCGCGCAGTACGGATGGCGGCGACCTCGAAGGACTGGGGACGCATTGCCGTGGACGCGGGCTACTACGACCAGGCGCACCTCATCGCCGACTTCCGGGAGCTCGTCGGGCTCACACCGGGCGCCTTCCTGAAGCGCCCGGGTGCTCGGCCCGGCCCCGGCGATGCGGAGACCGGGCTCCACGCCGCTTCGGAGCCCTACCCCCACGCCCCGCAGTCCTTCACCACCACGGCGAAGAAGTCGGCCAGCGCCGCCAGTTCGCTGCGCTGA
- a CDS encoding cysteine hydrolase family protein: MNPPRTLLSMAGAPAHPSPFDRAALVIVDAQVEYTSGNLPLVGIDAAVEETARLLELARRRGTPVFHVVHHGPTGSPIFNPQGPGSAIIPAVVPREGEAVVAKGLPNSFAGTDLHERLKATGRTELIVAGFMTHMCVSATVRAAVDLGYRNTVVAAATATRDLPVPVGGVVPAAELQRSELAALADFFAVVVKDCGAWG; encoded by the coding sequence ATGAATCCTCCCCGCACCCTGCTGTCCATGGCCGGAGCGCCGGCCCACCCCTCCCCCTTCGACCGCGCGGCGCTCGTCATCGTCGACGCCCAGGTGGAGTACACGTCCGGCAACCTGCCGCTGGTCGGCATCGACGCCGCGGTGGAGGAGACGGCGCGCCTGCTCGAGCTGGCCCGGCGCCGCGGTACGCCGGTCTTCCACGTCGTGCACCACGGCCCCACCGGCAGCCCCATCTTCAACCCGCAGGGGCCGGGGAGCGCCATCATCCCCGCCGTGGTGCCCAGGGAGGGCGAAGCGGTGGTGGCCAAGGGCCTGCCCAACTCCTTCGCCGGCACCGACCTGCACGAGCGCCTCAAGGCGACCGGGCGGACGGAGCTGATCGTCGCTGGCTTCATGACCCACATGTGCGTCTCGGCCACGGTGCGCGCGGCCGTCGACCTGGGCTACCGCAACACGGTGGTGGCCGCGGCCACGGCGACGCGCGACCTGCCCGTCCCGGTGGGCGGCGTGGTGCCGGCGGCCGAGCTTCAGCGCAGCGAACTGGCGGCGCTGGCCGACTTCTTCGCCGTGGTGGTGAAGGACTGCGGGGCGTGGGGGTAG
- a CDS encoding LysR family transcriptional regulator, producing the protein MVVQKRSAPLDWEDLRFFVALARAGSLSAAARQLKVSHATVGRRVAALEDTLGRALFDRRVDGYALTAEGAAVLELATGMDERALAILRRAGQESGLTGTVRLTAAETLAERFLIPRLAEFHRRHPGIELEVLSDPRSLSLARREADVAVRLARPQAGELFTRRLAAMTYGVYVAPGGDTSAWVGYDDSFAHLPEAQWLAQHAAGARVALRANGLAAQFAAVRAGFGKAVMPRWFAEEEGGLVEVPPPAPPPVREAWLVVHRDLKDVPRVRALIDAVVAAFEAEQARLGASGP; encoded by the coding sequence ATGGTTGTGCAAAAACGGTCAGCGCCGCTGGACTGGGAGGACCTGCGCTTCTTCGTGGCGCTGGCACGGGCAGGCAGCCTGTCGGCGGCGGCACGGCAGCTGAAGGTCAGCCACGCCACGGTGGGCCGGCGCGTCGCGGCGCTGGAGGACACGCTGGGCCGTGCCCTGTTCGACCGCCGCGTGGACGGCTACGCGCTTACCGCTGAGGGGGCGGCGGTGCTGGAGCTGGCCACGGGCATGGATGAGCGTGCGCTGGCCATCCTGCGCCGCGCGGGCCAGGAGTCAGGGCTGACGGGCACGGTGAGGCTGACCGCCGCGGAGACGCTGGCCGAGCGCTTCCTCATTCCGCGCCTCGCGGAGTTCCATCGCCGCCATCCCGGCATCGAGCTGGAGGTGTTGAGTGATCCGCGCTCACTCAGCCTCGCCAGGCGGGAGGCCGACGTGGCCGTCCGCCTCGCCCGGCCGCAGGCAGGCGAGCTGTTCACCCGCCGCCTCGCCGCCATGACCTACGGCGTCTACGTGGCGCCGGGCGGCGACACGTCCGCCTGGGTCGGATACGACGATTCCTTCGCCCACCTGCCAGAAGCACAGTGGCTGGCCCAGCACGCGGCCGGCGCGCGCGTGGCGCTGCGCGCGAACGGGCTGGCGGCGCAGTTCGCGGCGGTGCGAGCGGGCTTCGGCAAGGCGGTGATGCCACGCTGGTTCGCCGAGGAGGAAGGCGGCCTCGTCGAAGTGCCGCCACCCGCCCCGCCGCCGGTGCGAGAGGCGTGGTTGGTGGTGCACCGGGACTTGAAGGACGTGCCGCGCGTGCGCGCCCTCATCGACGCCGTCGTCGCCGCGTTCGAAGCGGAGCAGGCGCGGCTCGGAGCCAGCGGCCCATGA
- a CDS encoding PAS domain-containing sensor histidine kinase, producing the protein MEEHCADADHKLTEERLALLSVLQELTVAALDLLNPNKPADSFLNRVAERLGCMVVLWLQTDEQGRVRLQGASGLSTASRQLPIPGPSAPELPYPELTLPGLVRWSVPIVDLGPGAGHVSSTLLLYFDREPLLPRQYRGMVERLGGVLRTALIHRQLFARTLDSERDLHQQKTLFESLSEASVEGILIASPDGRILTHNRRFVEMWGLEEEIQSASHARLLHAISQLVEEPARFLARAASFFEHVNTSGHDELRLKDGRVFDQYNAPVVSADGVHYGRAVYFRDITARQRTERELQRERDFSSAILDTARALVIVLDPEGRIVRFNRACQEVTGYSFEELRGMHFWERLQPPEERERVQASYAVLATGQGPEQYEGHWLTREGERRLISWSSNALRGESGAVEYVIGTGIDITEQRRAEQERDQTFQREQQARARAEAQEARSALLAEASGLLADALAPEDALRSVAALTVQRFADWCTVDLLDRDHCFQRITEARSEALRAVSPGKVLCAPPDLDAAHGPGRVLRLGEPEFFPEGCPSAALGCMRGGQEGRGAVEFESWMSVPLLARGHTLGAITLARSEASGRYGPAEFALAQELARRAAMAVDNARLYQQAQMAIGLRDEFLSIASHELKTPVTSLQLSVQGLMRLTRTGALRTAPVETVTHSLEVIERQAKRMAKLVNTLLDVSRIHAGRLELELEEVDLAALVRDIAARFAPELATSSTRLLVRADTPMPGVWDRSRLDQIVTNLLSNAIKYGEGRPIEIRVEGDDVMARLEVRDQGIGIPAERQVRIFRAFERAVSSRHYGGLGLGLHIVNQLVERLGGSVRVESEAGRGATFTVELPRRGPSVSPPGLEGHAAPAGP; encoded by the coding sequence ATGGAGGAGCACTGCGCGGACGCGGACCACAAGCTCACCGAGGAGCGCCTCGCGCTGCTGAGCGTGCTCCAGGAACTCACCGTCGCGGCGCTCGACCTGCTGAATCCCAACAAGCCCGCCGACTCATTCCTGAACCGGGTCGCGGAGCGACTGGGGTGCATGGTCGTCCTCTGGCTCCAGACGGATGAGCAGGGCCGGGTCCGTCTACAGGGCGCGAGCGGACTCTCCACCGCATCCCGCCAGCTCCCGATTCCCGGTCCCTCCGCCCCGGAGCTGCCCTATCCGGAGCTGACATTGCCGGGACTCGTGCGCTGGTCCGTTCCCATCGTGGACCTTGGGCCGGGGGCCGGGCACGTCTCCAGCACGCTGCTGCTGTACTTCGACCGCGAGCCGCTTCTGCCTCGGCAGTACCGCGGCATGGTGGAGCGGCTTGGAGGCGTCCTGCGCACGGCGCTCATCCACCGTCAGCTCTTCGCGCGGACCCTGGACAGCGAGCGCGATCTCCACCAGCAGAAGACGCTGTTTGAGTCCCTGAGTGAGGCCTCCGTCGAGGGCATCCTGATCGCCTCCCCGGACGGGAGGATCCTCACCCACAACCGCCGCTTCGTGGAGATGTGGGGCCTGGAGGAGGAGATCCAATCCGCGTCGCACGCGCGCCTGCTCCATGCGATCTCGCAGCTCGTGGAGGAGCCCGCCAGGTTCCTGGCGCGCGCGGCCTCCTTCTTCGAGCACGTCAACACGTCGGGACACGACGAGCTTCGACTCAAGGATGGCCGGGTGTTCGACCAGTACAACGCCCCGGTGGTGAGCGCGGACGGTGTCCACTATGGGCGGGCCGTCTACTTCCGGGACATCACCGCCCGGCAGCGCACGGAGCGGGAGCTCCAGCGCGAGCGAGACTTCAGCTCGGCGATCCTGGACACGGCCCGCGCGCTGGTGATCGTCCTGGATCCGGAAGGACGGATCGTCCGCTTCAACCGGGCGTGCCAGGAGGTGACGGGCTACTCCTTCGAGGAGCTCCGCGGCATGCATTTCTGGGAGCGGCTCCAGCCTCCGGAAGAGAGGGAGCGGGTCCAGGCGAGCTACGCCGTGCTCGCGACGGGCCAGGGGCCCGAACAGTACGAGGGCCATTGGCTGACACGAGAGGGGGAGCGCCGCCTCATCTCCTGGTCCAGCAACGCCCTGCGCGGCGAGTCGGGAGCGGTTGAGTACGTCATCGGCACCGGCATCGACATCACCGAGCAACGGCGGGCCGAGCAGGAGCGCGACCAGACCTTTCAGCGTGAGCAGCAGGCGCGTGCCCGGGCCGAGGCGCAGGAGGCGCGCTCCGCGCTCCTGGCGGAGGCCTCCGGTCTGCTCGCCGACGCGCTCGCCCCCGAGGACGCGCTGCGGAGCGTGGCCGCGCTGACCGTCCAGCGCTTCGCCGACTGGTGCACGGTCGATCTCCTGGACCGGGACCATTGCTTCCAGCGGATCACCGAGGCCCGCTCCGAAGCGCTTCGCGCCGTGTCCCCAGGGAAGGTCCTCTGCGCGCCCCCCGACCTCGACGCGGCGCATGGACCCGGAAGGGTGCTCCGGCTCGGTGAGCCAGAGTTCTTCCCGGAGGGCTGCCCCTCCGCGGCGCTGGGGTGCATGCGAGGCGGCCAGGAGGGGAGGGGAGCCGTCGAGTTCGAGTCCTGGATGTCGGTCCCGCTGCTCGCACGGGGGCACACGCTCGGCGCCATCACCCTGGCCCGGTCGGAGGCCAGCGGTCGCTACGGCCCGGCCGAGTTCGCCCTCGCGCAGGAGCTGGCCCGCCGCGCGGCGATGGCCGTGGACAACGCCCGCCTCTATCAACAGGCCCAGATGGCGATTGGACTTCGCGATGAGTTCCTCTCCATCGCCTCCCACGAGCTGAAGACCCCGGTCACGTCCCTCCAGTTGTCCGTGCAGGGGTTGATGCGCCTCACCCGGACGGGAGCGCTCCGGACCGCGCCGGTGGAGACCGTGACCCACTCGCTCGAAGTCATCGAGCGACAGGCGAAGCGGATGGCGAAGCTCGTCAACACGCTGCTCGACGTCTCGCGCATCCATGCTGGACGGCTCGAACTCGAACTCGAAGAGGTGGATCTCGCCGCGCTGGTTCGGGACATCGCGGCGCGCTTCGCACCCGAGCTGGCGACCTCAAGCACCCGGCTCCTGGTTCGCGCCGACACTCCGATGCCGGGGGTGTGGGACCGGTCGCGGCTCGATCAGATCGTCACCAACCTGCTCTCGAACGCAATCAAGTATGGCGAGGGCAGGCCCATTGAGATCCGGGTCGAGGGCGACGACGTGATGGCCCGCTTGGAGGTGAGGGACCAGGGCATTGGAATCCCGGCGGAGCGACAGGTGCGGATCTTCCGGGCCTTCGAGCGCGCGGTGTCGTCGCGCCACTATGGCGGGTTGGGCCTGGGCCTCCACATCGTGAACCAGCTCGTCGAAAGGCTGGGCGGGTCGGTTCGGGTCGAAAGCGAGGCGGGGCGAGGAGCCACCTTCACGGTGGAGCTTCCACGCCGCGGGCCCTCCGTGTCGCCGCCGGGACTGGAGGGCCACGCTGCTCCGGCGGGTCCTTGA
- a CDS encoding FIST signal transduction protein, protein MRIQIGKSSSLDCEAASREASQQALRGADAPTFALVLCTDQYDAECFALAVRRELGDIPWAGCCAAGVFAGTELLLQGVVVALFCGNDFRVGVGIGGPVSGDPRAAGRTAVERAVEPLPPLRPGRRRALIVLPDALSGNPTEVVRGAHQEAGAGVGWAGGGAGSNLRFVKTAQFTRGQAYRDQVVVIAFDVQEPIGVGIQHGWYPYGPPTQVTKARGTTAIELDYESAFEVYRRTASSRGVALDMQDFASFAMTHPLGIPQASGEFVIRDPISVEPDGSIRYVAEIPDGSLVRVMEGARADLLDAAAGAAAMARKGTPGPLGGAVVFDCVSRYLILGEGVRDELLRFQDALGEGVPVVGCLTLGEVGALGGGVPQFHNKTAVVLAFPA, encoded by the coding sequence ATGCGGATCCAGATTGGAAAGAGCAGCTCGCTGGATTGCGAAGCTGCCTCTCGTGAAGCGAGCCAACAAGCGCTGCGAGGAGCGGACGCACCCACCTTTGCCCTCGTCCTGTGCACGGACCAGTACGACGCGGAATGCTTCGCGCTCGCGGTCCGGAGGGAACTGGGGGACATCCCCTGGGCTGGCTGCTGCGCGGCGGGCGTCTTCGCGGGAACGGAGCTGTTGCTTCAGGGCGTGGTGGTCGCGCTCTTCTGCGGGAACGACTTCCGCGTCGGGGTGGGAATCGGCGGGCCCGTCAGCGGGGATCCCCGAGCCGCCGGGCGCACCGCGGTGGAGCGGGCCGTTGAACCGTTGCCTCCCCTGCGGCCCGGACGTCGTCGTGCGCTGATCGTCCTCCCGGACGCCCTGAGCGGGAACCCGACAGAGGTCGTGCGAGGGGCCCATCAGGAAGCGGGCGCGGGCGTCGGCTGGGCGGGAGGCGGCGCGGGGAGCAACCTCCGGTTCGTCAAGACGGCCCAGTTCACGCGAGGGCAGGCCTACCGGGACCAGGTGGTGGTGATTGCCTTTGATGTCCAGGAGCCGATCGGCGTCGGGATACAGCACGGCTGGTATCCGTATGGCCCTCCGACCCAGGTCACGAAGGCCCGGGGCACGACCGCCATCGAACTCGACTACGAGAGCGCGTTCGAGGTCTACCGGCGCACGGCCTCCAGCCGGGGCGTCGCGCTGGACATGCAGGACTTCGCCAGCTTCGCGATGACCCACCCGCTGGGGATCCCCCAGGCCAGCGGAGAGTTCGTGATCCGTGACCCCATCTCCGTCGAGCCCGACGGTTCCATCCGCTACGTCGCGGAGATACCGGACGGCTCGCTGGTCCGGGTGATGGAGGGCGCGCGCGCGGACCTGCTCGACGCGGCGGCCGGCGCCGCCGCCATGGCCCGGAAGGGGACCCCTGGCCCGCTGGGCGGCGCGGTGGTGTTCGATTGCGTCTCCCGCTACCTCATCCTGGGCGAGGGGGTCCGGGACGAGCTCTTGAGATTCCAGGATGCGCTCGGGGAGGGCGTCCCGGTCGTGGGCTGTCTGACCCTGGGGGAGGTGGGGGCCCTGGGGGGCGGGGTTCCCCAGTTCCACAACAAAACGGCGGTGGTGCTCGCCTTTCCGGCGTGA
- a CDS encoding putative metal-binding motif-containing protein, giving the protein MQSRMKSLGGPWGGLPLVVALLLVGCGSSTSPSGPVRDAGTQVDAGTDAGITADAGVADDAGTADSGVAEGPPCERTQGVCAGAKRAWVDGAYEPVCTARSYGADYETSETRCDGLDNDCDGATDPTTWADAAPMQWAPDDTRADSLPVAGGFLMVSSDGLAGIQLLRFDEALTLRSTATLPLASVPIRVTRTQLVRTSRGPTLFFIAVYSQTDPFVQGRLVQLDELGAPIGPPEGVVLFEQPLAWANAHVAASVEGERLAVIWTWGIAGAREVHGMTVDPAGQVLSAPRVLHRSDSLNLSAAEVLGLGDGGFLVKTNENTDSFDDTRVWLQRYDRELLPVGEERILTVPYAALPRLLLAAPVEEGGVEEPTMLYREPHGFTPRLLQVRSLFDQGMPETLTPTKQSQTSLFGATMTSRGLQLAWLSMLSIHDSDRDPSFAWEGRLWGRSASGVVTDWTPGPEPMPLHAGTSWVHLHELPGHQLGALMMTATDKPRTYTLRSLRYCAP; this is encoded by the coding sequence ATGCAATCGCGGATGAAGTCGTTGGGCGGGCCGTGGGGAGGCCTGCCGTTGGTGGTGGCCCTGCTGCTCGTGGGCTGTGGCTCCTCCACGAGCCCGTCGGGCCCCGTGCGGGATGCCGGCACGCAGGTGGATGCCGGTACGGATGCGGGCATCACGGCCGACGCGGGTGTCGCGGACGACGCGGGAACGGCGGACAGCGGCGTGGCGGAAGGCCCGCCCTGCGAGCGGACCCAGGGCGTGTGCGCGGGGGCGAAGCGGGCGTGGGTGGACGGCGCCTACGAGCCGGTGTGCACGGCGCGCTCGTATGGTGCGGACTACGAAACGTCGGAGACGCGCTGCGACGGCCTGGACAACGACTGCGATGGGGCGACGGACCCGACGACGTGGGCGGATGCCGCGCCGATGCAGTGGGCGCCTGACGACACCAGGGCGGACAGCCTGCCCGTGGCGGGGGGCTTCCTGATGGTCTCCTCGGACGGCCTGGCGGGAATCCAGCTCCTCCGGTTCGATGAGGCCCTGACCCTGCGGAGCACCGCGACCCTGCCGCTGGCCTCCGTCCCCATCCGCGTGACGAGGACCCAGCTGGTGCGCACCTCGCGCGGACCGACGCTCTTCTTCATCGCCGTGTATTCCCAGACGGACCCCTTCGTCCAGGGGCGCCTCGTGCAGCTCGATGAGCTGGGCGCGCCCATTGGCCCTCCCGAGGGCGTCGTCCTCTTCGAGCAGCCCCTGGCCTGGGCGAACGCACACGTGGCCGCCTCCGTGGAGGGAGAGCGACTCGCGGTGATCTGGACCTGGGGCATCGCTGGCGCCAGGGAAGTGCACGGCATGACCGTGGACCCCGCCGGTCAGGTCCTGTCCGCCCCCCGCGTGCTGCACCGGTCGGACTCCCTCAACCTCTCCGCGGCGGAGGTGCTGGGACTGGGGGATGGCGGCTTCCTGGTGAAGACGAATGAGAACACGGACTCGTTCGATGACACGCGCGTCTGGTTGCAGCGCTACGACCGCGAGCTCCTCCCCGTGGGTGAGGAGCGCATCCTCACCGTGCCGTATGCGGCCCTTCCCAGGCTGCTGCTGGCGGCTCCCGTGGAAGAGGGCGGCGTGGAGGAACCGACGATGCTCTACCGTGAGCCGCATGGCTTCACTCCCCGGCTCCTGCAGGTGCGGTCCCTCTTCGACCAGGGCATGCCCGAGACGCTGACCCCCACGAAGCAGAGCCAGACCAGCCTGTTTGGCGCCACGATGACCTCACGGGGGCTCCAGTTGGCCTGGCTCTCCATGCTCTCCATCCACGACTCCGACCGGGATCCCTCCTTCGCCTGGGAGGGCCGGCTCTGGGGGCGGAGCGCGTCAGGTGTCGTGACGGATTGGACCCCCGGCCCCGAGCCCATGCCCCTCCACGCCGGCACGAGCTGGGTGCATTTGCATGAGCTGCCGGGGCATCAACTGGGGGCGCTCATGATGACCGCCACGGACAAACCCAGGACCTACACCCTGCGGTCCCTTCGTTACTGCGCCCCCTGA
- a CDS encoding endonuclease/exonuclease/phosphatase family protein: protein MNRESLPMAVELRIASYNILADAYVKPEWFPHTPADVLRPRWRQDALARRIAGLDADIVCLQEVEPDRFAALQQAMEAHGYSGVLALKQQGRPDGCAVFHRMERCLGQRAHYFRDRLEDGRISGHLALVVDFDVGGDRLRVACTHLRWDRPDRPVEQHQGMQEAAELIEELVRQDPEALWVVCGDFNAQPGEPLVRAFAAAGLIDAYEGQHQPTCNANGRAKAIDFIFHSRELQAQPVRLPELDDRTPMPSETEPSDHLPITARLLRPS, encoded by the coding sequence GTGAATCGGGAGAGCCTGCCCATGGCGGTGGAGCTGCGAATCGCGTCGTACAACATCCTGGCGGACGCCTACGTCAAGCCCGAGTGGTTCCCGCACACGCCCGCGGACGTCCTCCGGCCGCGGTGGCGCCAGGATGCGTTGGCCCGCAGGATCGCGGGGCTGGACGCGGACATCGTCTGCCTGCAGGAGGTGGAGCCCGACCGCTTCGCCGCGCTCCAGCAGGCAATGGAGGCGCACGGGTACTCGGGCGTGCTGGCCCTGAAGCAACAGGGCCGGCCTGACGGCTGCGCGGTGTTCCACCGCATGGAGCGTTGCCTCGGGCAACGGGCCCACTACTTCAGGGACCGGCTGGAGGACGGGCGCATCTCGGGGCACCTGGCGCTGGTCGTGGACTTCGACGTCGGAGGGGACCGGCTGCGCGTGGCGTGCACGCACCTGCGCTGGGACCGGCCGGACAGACCCGTGGAGCAACACCAGGGGATGCAGGAGGCGGCCGAGCTGATCGAAGAGCTGGTCCGGCAGGATCCGGAGGCCCTCTGGGTGGTGTGCGGCGACTTCAACGCCCAGCCCGGGGAACCGCTGGTCCGAGCGTTCGCGGCGGCCGGGCTGATTGATGCCTACGAAGGGCAGCACCAGCCGACGTGCAACGCGAACGGCAGGGCCAAGGCGATCGACTTCATCTTCCACTCGCGCGAGTTGCAGGCGCAGCCGGTCCGGCTGCCGGAGCTGGACGACCGTACGCCCATGCCGTCGGAAACCGAGCCCTCGGATCACCTGCCGATCACCGCGCGACTGCTGCGCCCCTCGTGA
- a CDS encoding DUF4328 domain-containing protein produces MCAQHPGRDAVLTCARCGRYACSGCERAEGRCRECAQQAALAVPDSRARARRAVRFLQVAAGMDLLALFSYAILFAGAGDDTSLWEDGANSVVFLSLFSSLAAQVGLLMWFHRLVRQLNAQGADMGVTPSMAVWWWLIPFANWVKPFQLMKDAAERLGGAHFAAALPISLWWGANILARLLDQVGRQVAKAGVKAGAFDSVDGTSSHLIGIISSLCLVATALFCVQIIRALQERMDQRREGYEAVDGAPAPVEDVAEAA; encoded by the coding sequence ATGTGTGCTCAGCATCCCGGCCGGGATGCGGTCCTCACCTGTGCGCGCTGTGGAAGGTATGCCTGCTCCGGGTGTGAGCGCGCGGAGGGCCGGTGCCGCGAGTGCGCGCAGCAGGCAGCGCTGGCCGTGCCGGACTCCCGGGCCCGGGCGCGTCGGGCGGTGCGGTTCCTCCAGGTCGCGGCGGGGATGGACCTGCTGGCGCTCTTCTCCTACGCCATCCTGTTCGCCGGGGCCGGCGACGACACGAGCCTCTGGGAGGATGGCGCGAACAGCGTGGTGTTCCTGAGCTTGTTCTCCAGCCTCGCGGCGCAGGTGGGCCTCCTGATGTGGTTCCACCGACTCGTGCGTCAGCTCAATGCGCAGGGGGCGGACATGGGGGTGACGCCCTCGATGGCGGTCTGGTGGTGGCTCATCCCCTTCGCCAACTGGGTGAAGCCCTTCCAGCTCATGAAGGACGCGGCGGAGCGGCTGGGCGGGGCGCACTTCGCCGCCGCGCTGCCCATCAGCCTCTGGTGGGGTGCGAACATCCTGGCGAGGCTCCTGGACCAGGTGGGCCGGCAGGTGGCGAAGGCGGGGGTGAAGGCGGGGGCATTCGACTCGGTGGATGGGACCTCCTCGCACCTGATTGGCATCATCAGCTCCCTGTGCCTCGTGGCCACGGCGCTCTTCTGCGTGCAGATCATCCGGGCGCTCCAGGAACGGATGGACCAGCGCCGCGAGGGCTACGAGGCCGTGGACGGGGCACCCGCGCCGGTGGAGGACGTGGCCGAGGCCGCGTAG
- a CDS encoding MazG nucleotide pyrophosphohydrolase domain-containing protein codes for MIELPERAAMPEYQRYIHDLEALHGWLQQDLVHNCFRMGEEVGELFKAVRQYEKPAPEAQAAQARAHVGEELVDVLNYLLAIANRAGVDLEQAFREKNARNQQRTWP; via the coding sequence ATGATTGAACTCCCCGAGCGCGCCGCGATGCCGGAGTACCAGCGCTACATCCACGACCTGGAAGCGCTGCACGGCTGGCTCCAGCAGGACCTGGTCCACAACTGCTTCCGGATGGGCGAGGAGGTGGGCGAGTTGTTCAAGGCCGTGCGCCAGTACGAGAAGCCAGCCCCGGAGGCGCAGGCTGCCCAGGCGCGGGCCCATGTGGGGGAGGAGCTGGTGGACGTCCTCAACTACCTGCTCGCCATCGCGAACCGCGCGGGTGTGGACCTGGAGCAGGCCTTCCGGGAGAAGAACGCGCGCAACCAGCAGCGCACCTGGCCCTGA
- a CDS encoding tellurite resistance TerB family protein, which yields MTREYPQEQLLAFVQAMANVAASDGRVTEDERQQLDEVVLGIGLSPRDEQVAALIEGEFQKPGRLTDIVSKIEIRELRVSLLRMLVEVACADGEVAAEERASVNEAAKAFGLDAAVTDELIDWALASIKLDQREREIMAKLM from the coding sequence ATGACGCGCGAGTACCCTCAGGAGCAGTTGCTGGCGTTCGTCCAGGCCATGGCCAACGTGGCGGCGAGCGATGGCCGCGTCACTGAGGATGAGCGCCAGCAGCTCGATGAGGTGGTGCTGGGCATCGGCCTGTCGCCCCGCGACGAGCAGGTCGCGGCGCTCATCGAGGGGGAGTTCCAGAAGCCTGGTCGCCTCACCGACATCGTCAGCAAGATTGAGATTCGCGAGCTGCGCGTCTCCCTGCTGCGCATGCTCGTCGAGGTGGCCTGCGCCGACGGAGAGGTCGCGGCCGAGGAGCGCGCGTCCGTGAACGAGGCCGCCAAGGCCTTCGGTCTCGACGCAGCCGTCACGGACGAACTCATCGACTGGGCGCTCGCCTCCATCAAGCTCGATCAGCGCGAGCGCGAGATCATGGCGAAGCTGATGTGA
- a CDS encoding GFA family protein produces the protein MNANEPSPPTNTSWARCSCGRVELELRGAPIVGAVCYCDDCQAGSRQIEGLPGGQPSQEADGGTAYLLYRKDRFRCTRGSALLKDYKLREASPTNRVVATCCGSAMFLRFDGGEHWVSVFRARLQGEPPALRMRINTRSRPPGPALPEDLPAYPTVPPRFILKLMAAWLAMGLQRLAPAARSR, from the coding sequence ATGAACGCCAACGAACCGTCTCCGCCGACGAACACCTCCTGGGCCCGGTGCTCCTGTGGGCGTGTCGAACTCGAACTGCGGGGCGCTCCCATCGTAGGGGCCGTCTGCTATTGCGATGACTGCCAGGCCGGATCGCGCCAGATTGAAGGCCTTCCGGGGGGCCAGCCCTCCCAGGAGGCCGACGGTGGGACGGCCTACCTCCTCTACCGGAAGGACCGCTTCCGCTGCACCCGTGGCAGCGCGCTCTTGAAGGACTACAAGCTCCGGGAGGCGTCGCCCACGAACCGGGTCGTCGCCACCTGCTGCGGCTCCGCCATGTTCCTGCGCTTCGACGGGGGCGAGCATTGGGTTTCGGTGTTCCGGGCGCGGCTCCAAGGCGAGCCCCCAGCTCTACGGATGCGCATCAACACCCGCTCCAGGCCGCCGGGCCCCGCGCTCCCGGAAGACCTCCCCGCCTACCCGACCGTTCCTCCTCGGTTCATCCTGAAGCTCATGGCCGCCTGGCTCGCCATGGGGCTCCAGCGCCTTGCTCCTGCCGCACGCTCGAGGTGA